ACCCTGGCGCGACGCGCCCGAGGGCGATCTCTCCGCGCCGCATGTGATCCGTTTCAAAGGACCGCTGGACGGCGAGACCGTAGTCAATGACCTGGTCAAGGGCCCCGTCACCTTCAAGAACATCGAGCTGGACGACCTTGTCCTGCTCCGCGCGGACGGCGCGCCGACCTACAACCTCGCGGTCGTGGTCGACGATCACGATATGGGCGTCACCCACGTCATCCGGGGCGACGACCACCTGAATAACGCCGCCCGTCAGACCCTGATCTATCAGGCGATGGACTGGACCGTTCCGGCCTTCGCGCACATCCCGCTGATCCACGGGCCGGACGGCGCCAAGCTCTCAAAGCGCCACGGCGCCCAGGCCGTGGGCGAGTTCGCCGACCTCGGCTACATCCCGGAAGGGATGCGCAACTATCTCGCCCGCCTGGGCTGGGGTCATGGCGACGACGAGGTCTTCACCGACGAGCAGGCGATCAGCTGGTTCGACGTGGCCGATGTCGTGAAAGCTCCGGCGCGCCTCGACTGGGCCAAGCTGAACCACACCAATGCTCAGCATCTGCGCAAGGCCGACGACGCCCGTCTGACGGCGCTGGCCTTGGCGGCGGCGGAAAAGCGAGGCGAGTCACTGCCCGCCGACGCGGCCGAGCGCATCGCGCGGACGGTTCCGGAGGTCAAGGAAGGCGCCAAGACGATCCTCGAACTGGTCGATCACTGCGCATTCGCGCTGAAGACACGGCCATTGGCGCTGGAAGAGAAAACCCAAAAGCAGCTGACCGAGGAAACGGTCGAGCGGCTGAAGCGACTGCGCGACCAGCTGGCCGCCGCGCCGGCTTTCGATGCCGCAACCCTGGAAGCCGTATTGAAATCATTCGCGGAATCCGAGGGCGTCGGCTTCGGCAAGTTTGGTCCGGCGTTGCGCGGGATCCTCACTGGCGGCGCGCCCGCGCCTGACCTGAACAAGACCATGGCGGCTCTCTCCCGCGATGAGGCGATTGGCCGTCTTGACGACGCGCTGGCGCCTCGCGCATGAGGCGCTATAACGCACCCGCGAAAAGCGAAAATTGGACTGCCCGTCCCAATAATGAAGGGGTCTACGGATGACCGATAAAGCCACGCTGACGATCGGCGACAAGAGCTATGAGCTGCCGATCCTCAAGGGCAGCACGGGTCCGGACGTCATCGACGTCCGCAAGATCTACGGTGAGAGCGATCACTTCACGTTCGATCCGGGCTTCACCTCCACGGCCTCGTGCGAGAGCAAGATCACCTATATCGACGGCGACGCGGGCATTCTGCTGCACCGCGGCTATCCGATCGACCAGTTGGCCGAGAAGTCCTCGTTCCTCGAGGTCTGCTACCTGCTGCTGAACGGCGAGCTGCCCAAGGCCGACGAGTTCGCCAAGTTCGAGCGCAACATCACCTACCACACGATGTTGCACGCCCAGTTCGACCGCTTCTTCGAGGGCTTCCGCCGCGACGCCCACCCGATGGCGGTCATGACCGGCGCTGTCGGCGCCCTGTCGGCCTTCTACTCGGACAGCATCAACGTCGACGACGCGCGTGAGCGTGAGATCAGCGCCCATCGCCTGATCGCCAAGATGCCGACGATCGCCGCCCGCGCCTACAAGTACACGGTCGGCCAGCCGTTCGTGTCGCCGCGCAACGATCTGTCGTACTCGGAAAACTTCCTGCGCATGTGCTTCGCCGTGCCGGCCGAGGACTGGAAGCCGAACCCGGTGCTGACCCGCGCCATGGACCGGATCTTCATCCTGCACGCCGACCACGAGCAAAACGCCTCGACCTCGACCGTCCGCCTGGCCGGCTCATCAGGCGCGCACCCGTTCGCCTGTATCGCCGCCGGCATCGCCTGCCTTTGGGGCCCGTCGCACGGCGGCGCCAACCAGGAAGCGCTGGAGATGCTGGAGACCATCGGTTCGGTCGACAACATCAAGGACTACGTCCAGGGCGTGAAGGACCGGAAGTACAAGCTGATGGGCTTCGGCCACCGCGTGTACAAGAACTTCGACCCGCGCGCGAAGGTCATGCAGAAGACCGCGCACGAAGTTCTGGCCGAACTGGGCCACAACAACGACCCGCTGCTGCAGGTCGCCCAGGAACTGGAAAAGGTCGCCCTGAACGACCCCTACTTCGTCGATCGCAAGCTGTACCCGAACATCGACTTCTATTCGGGCATCACCCTGCGCGCGATGGGCTTCCCGACCAACATGTTCACCGTGCTGTTCGCCCTGGCCCGCACCGTGGGGTGGATCAGCCAGTGGAAGGAGATGTTCGAGGACCCGACCCGCAAGATCGGCCGTCCCCGTCAGCTCTACACGGGCGCCACGCAGCGCGATTACGTCCCGGTCGAGAAGCGCTAAGCGCTGCATTCAGGATCAGGCCCCGCTTCGGCGGGGCCTTTTTCGTTCAGCGCTTGAGAAGGAAGCTCAGCACCTCGGCCACAGCGCGATAAAGCGCTTCGGGAATCTCTTCATCGATCTCAATGGTCGACAGCGCCTGCGCCAGCACCGGGTCTTCCTCGATCGGCACGCCGTGCTCGCGGGCCGTCTCGATGATCTTCTCCCCAACCCACCCCTGACCCGAGGCGACGACCTTTGGCGCGTTGGGCTCTTCGTAGAGAAGCGCGACGGCGATACGGGGCTTGGCCGAAGGGCCGGAAATCCCGCTCATGAGGCCTGATCCACGAAATGGCCGAGCGGATTGGCGCTTTGTGCCAATGGCGCGCCCGAGTGGACCGCGACTTCGGGGCTGAGTTCGGCCTGGCGAAGCGCCGCCCCCAGGGCCTCCTCGCCGGCTCTCAAGCGTGAGATCGTCTCGGCACGTTCCGCCCAGAGCGAGACACGAGCGCGAGCGCCGGTCAGCGTCACGAGGGCATGGACTGGCCCGAGCGGCTCAAGATCGATCGAAAAGCGCGCCTTGTAGGTCCGTTCTCCCGCCGAGGTCGCGCCGCCGCCAGAGCCTCCGCCATCGCGACTGATCTCGAACTGCGCCACGGCGACGCCTTGCGGCGTCACGAAAGGTAGGTCGAGGTTCAACTTCGCACTCGTCGCCCCCGGCGCGCGCGTATCGGCCTGCTCGCGGTCCTGAGGTGCGGACTCGGGCAGTGAGGCGATCTGCATCAAATCCTGTCGCGCGATGGCGGCATGGGCTTTCTTGAGCAGGCTACGCGCCATGTCCTCCGGCGTAGCGCCCAAGGTCACTGGCGCCTCAGCGGGCTTTTGCCCCGCCATAGGGCCGCCAGCATAGGGGGGCGGCGGCGTCTTTGCACGGTCCTCAAAGACCGAAGGGGCATAGGCTCGTGTCGTCAGCGGACGTTCCCGGGCCGGCATTGGATCTCCTGCCGAAGCCTCCTCACCCAGATGTTCAACCTGGATCAATGACGGAAGCGTCGCCTTACTGGGCGCGGCCGGCGATGACGACCGCTCTGGGCCAGATCGCATGGGCGCGACAAACGCGCCAAACCTTGCCTCGAGTTCGGCGGACGCGCTCTCAGGGCGGTTTTGGAGGTTCGGCGCCTGCTGCCGAGCCGAGGACGATGTTTGAGTGTTGGGAGCTGACGACTCCGTCGGAGGCGGCGACCCAGAAGGCAAGTCCATCGCTTGGGCGTTCTGAGGGATCGCCAGCGCCCTGGGCTGCGACGGCGGCGAGCTCATCGCACCCGAGCTTGGCGAGGGCGCACTCAAGGAGCGGAGCGCGGGCGTCGATGGGGTTGCCTGCCCGCGCCCAGACGAACCCAAGGACATCCCCTCACGGTCTGCGGTCGCTCTCCCGGCGGGGGCTTCGCGCATGGTTGCGCCGTCCGCCTCGGCGCCACTTGAGACGGGGTCTTGCACAGTTCCTATGACTAGGCCGGCTGGCGCGTTTTCGATGCGCCCTAGCCAAGCCGAAAGCGCGCCGCGAAACACCAGGAGCGCCGCCTTGAGGTCCCCATCGGCAACAGGGATCCGCGCCGGCGCGTCCACCGACGACGATGGCGACTTCGCCAGCCGGGCTTCCAGCAGCACGCCGGAGCGTTCCACGGCGCGCCGCAATCCCGCCCCTGTGGTGATGTCCGAGATGGTTGGCGTCGCTGCGAGCAATGCCCGGCTGGCGTCTCGAACTTCGGCGGGGGTATCTGGCTGCAGCAAGACCGCGCGGAGGTCCGCCATAAGCGGCGCAATGCCCGCCTGTCGAGGCACGGCCTCGGCGGTCGCCAGCCTTATGGCCTGGGCCAGGCGGGCTTCTGGCGGGCTTCGAGCAGCCGGCGCGGCGCCCGTCGGCGCACTGAACTTCGGGCTTGGGGCGTCAGCGGCGTGCTCCGTGTCCTGCGTTGCAGCCTGGCCAGCCTGCTCGACTTTGCCTTTAGCGTTCTGGACCGGGACAGCAGCTTGGCCGGCTAGGTTACCCAATTGCGCTGTCGTATTGGCTAGGGCCTGGCGCGCCAACGCCGTTAGAACCGCGCTCGAATCGGGCGGGATTCCAGCCGAAGGGGTTGGAAGGATCGGGCTCACGGGCGTGGTCGGGTCTATAGCCACGACAACGACTCCAAGGCGACAGCTTATTGGAGCCTAGCTGCCCGAGCGTAAACCAGCGATTAACCCTCGGCGAGCTTCGACAAGCACTCAGACTGACGCGCGGCGTCTCGCACGTAGGAAATCCAACACGACGTCGGCGGCCGCCTCAGAGGGATCAGGCATCCCTCGCCCCATCCGATCGAGCGCCGCATACTGCTCGGCCACCTGCCGCGCACGCAACTTGGGATCATCCAGGCGCGCAGCGACTTCCCGCGCCAAGCCTTCACCTTCGCAGGCCGCCTGGATCAGCTCCGGCGCGATGGCCTTGCCGGCGGCGATGTTGAAGAGTGTGATCCAGCGCGGCTTCATCAGCCGCTTGACGATCGCGTAGGTCACGGCGCTGGTCTTGTAGCCGACCACCATAGGTCGTCCCGCGAGCGCCAGTTCCGTCGTCACCGTGCCGCTACAGGCCAGGGCGACATCGGCGGCGACGAACGCGTCATCCTTGAGGGCTTCGTCTTCGACGACGTGGGCGCGGAACGGCCATCCGGCCACCTGGGCCTTCACCGCCTCCGCCACGGTATAGGCAGCCGGCACTACAACCTGCAGCGCCGGACGATCGCGCTTGAGCCGCTGAACGGCGTCCTCGAACGCCGGCATCACGCGCTGGATCTCCGAGGGCCGACTGCCGGGAAGGACCAGCAGGATCGGGTCGGACATCGCCGCTCCGATCGCCGCGCGGAGGCGAGCCGGGTCGGCCTGGTCGAACCGCTTGGCGAGCGCGGAATTGCCGACGAAAACGTTCTTGAGCCCCGTCGCGTCGAAATAGGGCTTGTCCATCGGCTGGATCGACAGCAGCAGATCTACAGCCTTGGCCAGTGACTGCGCGCGACGTTCACCATAGGCCCAGACCTGCGGCGCGACGTACTTCACAAGCGGTAGGTCAGGATCAAGCTTGCGCAGCGCCTTTGCCAGACGAATGTTGAAGCCCCAACTGTCGATGAGCACCGCCACATCTGGCTTCTCCCGCGCCGCCAAGGCTACGGTGTCCTTCAGGCGCGCCATGGCGCGAGGATAAGCCTTGAGGCTCTCCAGAATGCCCAGGATCGAAAGCTGAGCGATGTCGAACGGGCTCTCGACGCCCTGTTCAGCCATCTTCGCACCGCCGACGCCGACGAAGGTGACATCATCACCGAGCCGCGTCCGCAGCGCACGCGCCAAGCCCGCTCCAAGAGCGTCGCCCGAAGCCTCCGCAGCGACCAGCATGACTTTCAGAGGCGCTTTGCCTGCATCGGTCATGGCTGCTCCTGCGGATCGACCCCCAAGACGAAGACGCCCAGATCATCGGCGGCCGCGATCACCGCCTCTCGATCGACGACCAGCAAGCGCCCGGTTTCGCCCACAACGCCCGCGAGCCCCGCGCGAGCGGCGCGCTGGATCGTGGCCACACCGATCGTCGGAAGGTCGACGCGCGTTTCCTGGATGGGTTTGGGCGCCTTGGCCAGCACACCAAGACGTCGTTCAGCCCGTCCACGGATCGCCTCCGGCAGCTCAGCCACACGCCGCAGCATCGCGTCGGTGCCCTCCTGGGCTTCCACGGCAAGGACGAGGCCCTCGCAGACGACCGCGCCCTGCCCTATGTCGAGACGGCCGATCTCGCGGGCGACCATCAGCGCCTTGTCGATATCCGCCATATGCTCGGGCGCTGGAGAGACCTTGCCCAAGCGCCCCCGCGGCAAGGTCATTTCCCCCATCACCTCGTGCGCGCCTTCGATCTCGAAGCCTTCCTTCTCGAACTCGTCGAGCACCCGTCGCAGCAGCGCGTCATCGCCTCGCCGCGCGGCGACGATCAGGCTGGGCAGTACTTTCACGCCCCGAGCGTCGGGCATCAGCGCCGAGAAGTCCGGGCGACTGACATTGCCGGCGAAGCAAACAACGCCGCAGCCCTCTGCGCGAAGCGCCTTGAAGATCTTTCCGAACTCGCCAAGGCCGACCTCGACCCCAGGATAGCGACTCAGCGCCGGGTCCGCGAACGAGCGCAAGCGCATCACGGAAAAGGCGCGTCCAGCGGCCTCGCAATGAGACGCCAGTTCGACAGGAAGCGCCCCGCCGCCGGCGATCAGGCCCAATTTGCGCATCAGCGAAACTCTAGACTTCCCGCTCCGGCAGGCAGAGCGGACGATTGGCGTCGGCGCGGATGAAGTCGACGATCTCCATCACCTCGGCGTTGGCGGCATGAATCTCGGCCACGTCGTCGAGCCGCTCCTGGAACGTGCCTTCATCCGCGAACATCAGGCGATAGGCGGCGCGCAGCGCGTTGATCGTCTCGCGCGGGAAACCGCGTCGCTTGAGACCGACGAGATTGAGGCCTTCCAAGTGGGCGTGGTTCCCCCAAACCGAACCGTATGGGATGACATCCTTGGTCACGGCGGCGAGGCCGCCGATGAAGCTGTAGCGGCCGATCCGGGAGAACTGGTGCGCTGCGGCCAGGCCGCCCATGAACACATAGTCACCGATCGCCACGTGCCCGCCCAGGGTTGCGCCCTTGGCCAGGACGACGAAATCCCCAACCGTGCAGTCGTGCGCCACGTGTGAGCCGACCATGTAAAGGCCGTCGGAACCGATCGTCGTCACGCCCTTCCCCGACGCCGTGCCGGTATGCATGGTCACGTGCTCGCGAATGATGTTCCGCGGCCCAATAATGAGCTCGGTCCGCTCGCCCTTGTGCCCCAGGTGCTGCGGCGGGCCGCCGAGGTTGGCGAAGGGGTGGACAACACAGCCCTCGCCAAGGGTGGTCGCCCCCTCCACCACCACGTGAGAAAGCAGACGCACGCCCGCTGACAGCGTCACATCGGGGCCAACGATGCTGTAGGGCCCGATCTCGACATCAGGAGCCAGCTTGGCCTCCGGCGCGACGATGGCGGTGGGATGAATGCTCATGCCTTGGGCCCCGTATCGACGACCATGGCGGCGAACTCGGCCTCGGCGGCCACCTTGTCGCCGACCTTGGCCACGCCCTTGAACTTGAAGATCGACGAACGCGCTCGCAGGACTTCGACCTCCATGCGGATCACGTCGCCGGGCCGCACGGGATTACGGAAGCGGGCGTTGTCGACCGACATGAAGAAGATCGTCTTGCCCTCGGTGTCGACCTCGAGCGACTTGCTCATCAGCACCGCGCCGGTCTGAGCCAGGGCCTCGATGATCAGTACGCCGGGCATCACCGGGTTGCCCGGGAAATGCCCCTGGAAGAAGGGCTCGTTCACCGTCACGCACTTGATGCCGACGATCGACTGATGGGGGTTGTAGTCCTCGGCGCGATCGACGAGCAGGAACGGATAGCGGTGAGGGATACGCGCCAGGATTTCCGCGATGTCGATATCGGTCTGCACCGCTTGCTCGGCGTTGTCGCCCATACTCAGCCCCTCGTCCCTCGGCCGCCAGCCATGCGCGACAGCCATGCGGTCTCCCGAAGCCACCGCTTGAGCGGCCGCGCCGGAAAGCCCGTCCAAGTTTCACCTTCCGGCACGTTCTTGAACACCGAGGCGGAGGCCCCGATGCTCGCGCCCGAGCCGATATTCAAATGGTCCGCAACCCCAGCCTTGCCGCCAAAGGCGACGCCGTCGCCGATGACCGTGCTTCCGGAAATTCCGGTATAGGCCGCCAACACACAATTGCGCCCGATACGGACGTTGTGCGCGACGTGGACGAGATTGTCGATCTTGGTGTTCTCGCCGATGGACGTATCGGCGAATGCGCCCCGGTCGACGCAGCTATTGGCGCCGATCGTCACATTGTCCTGGATGACGACCCGTCCCAACTGGGGCAGATCCACCATGCCACGTGGACCTAGCGCGGCGCCGAAGCCCGCTTCCCCGATGACCGCGCCGGCCGAGATGCGGACACCATCGCCCACGAGTGCAAAACCGATCACTGCATTGGCGCCGATCAAGCAATCACGGCCGATCAGGACGCCAGGACCGATCACCGCGCCGGGACCGATATATGTCCCACGTCCGATCCGGGCGCCTTGGCCGACGGTCACGTTCGTGGACAGCAAGACCCCGGGTTCAAGCGTCGCGTCAGGATGAACGAGCGGAGACCCAGGCTCGTGTCGCCGCGGCGCGTGAAGTCGATTGGCCGCTGCAGCCCACGCGGCTTGCGGACGTGCGGTCACCAAGGCCGCACAGGTCGCCGGCAGGAAGTCCTTATGCTCCGGACGCACGAAACACGCGCCCGCGCGGGTGACCGCAGCGAACGACTTACGCTTGGCGTCAGAGAAGAAGGTGACCGCCTGAGCGTCCGCCGTGTCGAGCGGCGCGGCGGCGGCGATAAGCCTGTGTCCCAAGCTGGCGTCCGCGAGCTCCGCAGCGCCGGCCTGGGCCAGGTCAGAAAGCGAAGCCGGACCCAGGCTGTCAAAGAAACGCGGGTCCGGCATGTTTCCTCACGGCGAAAGAGTCTCCCTTGGTAAACCCAAGAGGGACGATTCGCTTACTTGTTGGTCGGTTGCAGCGCGGCCGCGCCCGGGACCTGCTGGTCCAGACGTTCGCGGTCGAAGGTCAGGGTCTTGATACGAGCGTCCAGGGCGGCGACCACGGCGTCAGTGATGTCCATGGCCGGGTTGGCCAGCATCACGGACTCACGGTCCAGCAGAACGCTGCACTTCTGCGCCTGATAGACCTGTTGGATCGGCGTGTTCAGCTCCGAATAGACGCGCGCCAGAGCCTTTTGCTCAGTCGCCTCGACTTCCTTCTGGCGCAGTTGGCCCTTGCGCTGCCAGGCATTGGCCTTGGCTTGCAGGGTAGCGGCCTGCTGTTCGAGAGCGTCCTGAGCGATGGTCGCCTTCTTGGCGTCCAGAGCCTTGGCTTCATTGTCCAGCGCGGTGCGTTCGCCGGTCAGTTCGGCGTTCACTTGCTGGATGATCGTCTTCAGACGCGCGTCGACGGCCTTGCCGACCTGCGAGCTGCCGATGGCGCGCGCGCCCGAGAAGATGCAGACGCCCGGGATCGCCGGACCGTGCGTGACGGCCGGAGCCGCAGGAGCGGCGGCGGGAGCCGTCTGGGCCGAGGCGCTGGTCGCGATAGCGAGGGCGACAACGCTGGCAGCGGCCGCGGACAGGAACTTGGACATGTTTATTGGAACCTTGTGGAGGTGGAGAACCGGAACGTTTCGGTTCGGTCGTAGCTTTCCTTGGCCAAAATGCGGCTGATATCGAAGCGAATGGGGCCCATGGGGGATTTCCAGTCGATCGAGATACCCGCCGAAGCACGCAGGCCCAGGTTATCGCGAATGTTCGGGTCGAAGACGCCGGGCGACTTCTGGCGATCCACATCATCCAGCAAACCGGCGGTGCCGACGTCGCTGAACAGGGCGGCCTTGATGCCGTACTGCTCGGGCAGGAAGGTCGGGACCGTCAGCTCGAAAGTGCTGATCGCGTAGAGTTTGGCGCCCATCGAGTTGTATGAGCTGGAGATGTCGCGCGGGCCAATACCCGCGATCTCGAAGCCGCGGAACGACGTGCCGCCACGATAGAAGCGGTCGTTGATCCGAACGTTGTCGCCACCCCAGCCTTCGATGTAGCCGAACGAACCGGTGGCGCTGAACACGAGATCCTTGGTGAAGCCCCAATACCAACCGGCGTCGGCTTCGGTCTTGAGGTACTTCACGTCGCCGCCCAGGCCCGCAAGGTCCTGGTTGAGGTCCGCGAACCAGCCGCGGGTCGGGTTGATCGGGTCGTTGCGCTTGTCGATGCGCA
The DNA window shown above is from Caulobacter sp. FWC26 and carries:
- the fabZ gene encoding 3-hydroxyacyl-ACP dehydratase FabZ, with translation MGDNAEQAVQTDIDIAEILARIPHRYPFLLVDRAEDYNPHQSIVGIKCVTVNEPFFQGHFPGNPVMPGVLIIEALAQTGAVLMSKSLEVDTEGKTIFFMSVDNARFRNPVRPGDVIRMEVEVLRARSSIFKFKGVAKVGDKVAAEAEFAAMVVDTGPKA
- a CDS encoding EscU/YscU/HrcU family type III secretion system export apparatus switch protein, with translation MSGISGPSAKPRIAVALLYEEPNAPKVVASGQGWVGEKIIETAREHGVPIEEDPVLAQALSTIEIDEEIPEALYRAVAEVLSFLLKR
- the gltX gene encoding glutamate--tRNA ligase → MSNPTPTGVVTRFAPSPTGFLHIGGARTALFNWLYARHTGGKFLIRVEDTDRERSTEAAVAAIFEGLDWLGLKSDDEVIFQHTRAPRHVEVVHELLAKGRAYRCWMTVEELEVAREKARAEGRAIRSPWRDAPEGDLSAPHVIRFKGPLDGETVVNDLVKGPVTFKNIELDDLVLLRADGAPTYNLAVVVDDHDMGVTHVIRGDDHLNNAARQTLIYQAMDWTVPAFAHIPLIHGPDGAKLSKRHGAQAVGEFADLGYIPEGMRNYLARLGWGHGDDEVFTDEQAISWFDVADVVKAPARLDWAKLNHTNAQHLRKADDARLTALALAAAEKRGESLPADAAERIARTVPEVKEGAKTILELVDHCAFALKTRPLALEEKTQKQLTEETVERLKRLRDQLAAAPAFDAATLEAVLKSFAESEGVGFGKFGPALRGILTGGAPAPDLNKTMAALSRDEAIGRLDDALAPRA
- the lpxD gene encoding UDP-3-O-(3-hydroxymyristoyl)glucosamine N-acyltransferase — protein: MPDPRFFDSLGPASLSDLAQAGAAELADASLGHRLIAAAAPLDTADAQAVTFFSDAKRKSFAAVTRAGACFVRPEHKDFLPATCAALVTARPQAAWAAAANRLHAPRRHEPGSPLVHPDATLEPGVLLSTNVTVGQGARIGRGTYIGPGAVIGPGVLIGRDCLIGANAVIGFALVGDGVRISAGAVIGEAGFGAALGPRGMVDLPQLGRVVIQDNVTIGANSCVDRGAFADTSIGENTKIDNLVHVAHNVRIGRNCVLAAYTGISGSTVIGDGVAFGGKAGVADHLNIGSGASIGASASVFKNVPEGETWTGFPARPLKRWLRETAWLSRMAGGRGTRG
- the lpxB gene encoding lipid-A-disaccharide synthase codes for the protein MTDAGKAPLKVMLVAAEASGDALGAGLARALRTRLGDDVTFVGVGGAKMAEQGVESPFDIAQLSILGILESLKAYPRAMARLKDTVALAAREKPDVAVLIDSWGFNIRLAKALRKLDPDLPLVKYVAPQVWAYGERRAQSLAKAVDLLLSIQPMDKPYFDATGLKNVFVGNSALAKRFDQADPARLRAAIGAAMSDPILLVLPGSRPSEIQRVMPAFEDAVQRLKRDRPALQVVVPAAYTVAEAVKAQVAGWPFRAHVVEDEALKDDAFVAADVALACSGTVTTELALAGRPMVVGYKTSAVTYAIVKRLMKPRWITLFNIAAGKAIAPELIQAACEGEGLAREVAARLDDPKLRARQVAEQYAALDRMGRGMPDPSEAAADVVLDFLRARRRASV
- a CDS encoding flagellar hook-length control protein FliK — translated: MPARERPLTTRAYAPSVFEDRAKTPPPPYAGGPMAGQKPAEAPVTLGATPEDMARSLLKKAHAAIARQDLMQIASLPESAPQDREQADTRAPGATSAKLNLDLPFVTPQGVAVAQFEISRDGGGSGGGATSAGERTYKARFSIDLEPLGPVHALVTLTGARARVSLWAERAETISRLRAGEEALGAALRQAELSPEVAVHSGAPLAQSANPLGHFVDQAS
- a CDS encoding OmpH family outer membrane protein, with translation MSKFLSAAAASVVALAIATSASAQTAPAAAPAAPAVTHGPAIPGVCIFSGARAIGSSQVGKAVDARLKTIIQQVNAELTGERTALDNEAKALDAKKATIAQDALEQQAATLQAKANAWQRKGQLRQKEVEATEQKALARVYSELNTPIQQVYQAQKCSVLLDRESVMLANPAMDITDAVVAALDARIKTLTFDRERLDQQVPGAAALQPTNK
- a CDS encoding LpxI family protein, producing MRKLGLIAGGGALPVELASHCEAAGRAFSVMRLRSFADPALSRYPGVEVGLGEFGKIFKALRAEGCGVVCFAGNVSRPDFSALMPDARGVKVLPSLIVAARRGDDALLRRVLDEFEKEGFEIEGAHEVMGEMTLPRGRLGKVSPAPEHMADIDKALMVAREIGRLDIGQGAVVCEGLVLAVEAQEGTDAMLRRVAELPEAIRGRAERRLGVLAKAPKPIQETRVDLPTIGVATIQRAARAGLAGVVGETGRLLVVDREAVIAAADDLGVFVLGVDPQEQP
- the lpxA gene encoding acyl-ACP--UDP-N-acetylglucosamine O-acyltransferase, which codes for MSIHPTAIVAPEAKLAPDVEIGPYSIVGPDVTLSAGVRLLSHVVVEGATTLGEGCVVHPFANLGGPPQHLGHKGERTELIIGPRNIIREHVTMHTGTASGKGVTTIGSDGLYMVGSHVAHDCTVGDFVVLAKGATLGGHVAIGDYVFMGGLAAAHQFSRIGRYSFIGGLAAVTKDVIPYGSVWGNHAHLEGLNLVGLKRRGFPRETINALRAAYRLMFADEGTFQERLDDVAEIHAANAEVMEIVDFIRADANRPLCLPEREV
- the gltA gene encoding citrate synthase, whose product is MTDKATLTIGDKSYELPILKGSTGPDVIDVRKIYGESDHFTFDPGFTSTASCESKITYIDGDAGILLHRGYPIDQLAEKSSFLEVCYLLLNGELPKADEFAKFERNITYHTMLHAQFDRFFEGFRRDAHPMAVMTGAVGALSAFYSDSINVDDAREREISAHRLIAKMPTIAARAYKYTVGQPFVSPRNDLSYSENFLRMCFAVPAEDWKPNPVLTRAMDRIFILHADHEQNASTSTVRLAGSSGAHPFACIAAGIACLWGPSHGGANQEALEMLETIGSVDNIKDYVQGVKDRKYKLMGFGHRVYKNFDPRAKVMQKTAHEVLAELGHNNDPLLQVAQELEKVALNDPYFVDRKLYPNIDFYSGITLRAMGFPTNMFTVLFALARTVGWISQWKEMFEDPTRKIGRPRQLYTGATQRDYVPVEKR